A region from the Lolium perenne isolate Kyuss_39 chromosome 4, Kyuss_2.0, whole genome shotgun sequence genome encodes:
- the LOC127293236 gene encoding uncharacterized protein, producing MASSIASASCALTLHPRVATVVAAAAVAGPSCCRVLLAVAPPRSATSMRRVGILAPLRCSALEDPGAGSEEEKKEKGRVRKQARGRPVWRRILFASKKTRSIMILNALTVIYASDIPVLKEVEALTEPAVFNMVRFVVAAIPFLPFVIRAFGDRRIRNGGLELGVWISLAYLAQAIGLITSDAGRASFIMAFTVIVVPLIDGIFGASIPKLTWFGAIVSIIGVGLLECGGSPPCVGDVLNFFSAVFFGIHMLRTEQISRSTDKKKFMSLLSFEVLVVAFTSILWFLFKDGFVEVQDSSFESWTFGMLWDSAASFPWIPALYTGVLSTGLCMWAEMVAMAHVSATETAIVYGLEPVWGAAFAWFLLGERWDNAAWIGAALVLCGSLTVQLFGSAPEKSKKVEPRSRNALETTLKQQDRLSLSVIPVDSRKNIGSQLERKDKTL from the exons ATGGCTTCCTCCATCGCGTCCGCGTCGTGCGCCCTGACCTTGCATCCCAGGGTCGCCACGGTGGTTGCAGCTGCGGCGGTGGCAGGCCCCTCCTGCTGCCGTGTGCTGCTCGCCGTTGCGCCGCCCCGCTCGGCCACGTCGATGCGCCGGGTGGGGATTCTCGCGCCGCTCCGATGCTCAGCGCTAGAGGATCCCGGTGCTGGTAGTGAGGAAGAAAAGAAGGAGAAGGGAAGAGTGAGAAAGCAGGCGCGCGGGAGGCCAGTGTGGAGGCGGATCCTGTTCGCCTCCAAGAAGACGCGCAGCATCATGATCCTCAACGCCCTTACCGTCATCTATG CAAGTGACATTCCAGTTCTGAAAGAGGTTGAAGCCCTCACAGAACCTGCGGTTTTCAACATGGTGCGCTTCGTTGTTGCAGCCATCCCCTTCCTACCATTCGTGATACGCGCATTTGGAGATCGCCGTATACGAAATGGAGGATTAGAGCTAGGAGTTTGGATTAGCTTAGCGTACCTTGCTCAAGCAATTGGGTTGATCACATCTGATGCTGGACGGGCATCCTTCATTATGGCCTTCACG GTGATAGTTGTGCCTTTGATTGATGGCATATTTGGAGCCTCTATTCCCAAGCTGACTTGGTTTGGGGCCATAGTATCAATTATCGGGGTTGGCTTGCTAGAGTGTGGTGGCTCTCCTCCTTGT GTTGGTGACGTGTTGAACTTCTTCAGTGCGGTGTTTtttgggatccacatgcttagaACGGAGCAAATATCAAGAAGTACAGACAAGAAGAAGTTCATGTCACTTCTTAGCTTTGAG GTCCTTGTTGTGGCTTTCACCTCGATACTCTGGTTTTTGTTCAAAGATGGTTTTGTTGAAGTCCAAGATTCCAGCTTTGAATCATGGACCTTTGGTATGCTTTGGGATTCAGCAGCTTCGTTTCCATGGATACCGGCATTGTACACCGGAGTCCTTTCTACAGGGTTATGCATGTGGGCAGAG ATGGTAGCAATGGCCCATGTTTCAGCAACAGAAACTGCGATTGTTTATGGGCTAGAACCAGTATGGGGAGCTGCCTTTGCTTGGTTCCTCTTAGGTGAAAGATGGGACAATGCTGCATGGATTGGAGCTGCACTTGTACTAT GTGGAAGCCTAACTGTGCAGCTATTTGGGTCAGCTCCTGAAAAGTCCAAGAAAGTAGAACCACGCAGCAGGAATGCATTGGAAACCACACTGAAACAGCAGGACCGCCTCTCCCTATCTGTCATCCCTGTCGATTCCAGGAAGAACATAGGGAGCCAGTTAGAGAG GAAGGATAAAACATTGTAG